One part of the Lycorma delicatula isolate Av1 chromosome 7, ASM4794821v1, whole genome shotgun sequence genome encodes these proteins:
- the LOC142328332 gene encoding uncharacterized protein LOC142328332, whose amino-acid sequence MFPYDLTKMNPNKLLIENYDYNRTLAKALIELYPLDDRNKIDKWIQRLEEMNHTPEQLLYRSHYMWFILLVMQKGQITPPFNRDPPMGQLKPLHEVLPIEIYEDIINSATSQQMNQSWIDKLAAEGKTPEDESKRGLFPCNFFENQPVPAEGAFCYAVVFSDFNTSPDAI is encoded by the coding sequence atgtTTCCGTACGATTTAACTAAGATGAATCCAAACAAACTGTTAATCGAAAATTACGATTACAATAGAACGTTAGCAAAAGCTTTAATAGAATTATATCCTTTAGATGACCgaaacaaaattgataaatgGATTCAAAGGCTGGAAGAGATGAATCATACACCGGAACAGTTATTATATCGAAGTCATTACATGTGGTTTATTCTATTAGTTATGCAAAAAGGACAAATAACGCCACCTTTTAATAGAGACCCACCGATGGGTCAGTTGAAACCTCTCCACGAAGTTTTACCGATAGAAATATATGAAGATATCATTAATAGTGCTACTTCACAACAAATGAACCAAAGTTGGATAGATAAATTAGCTGCTGAAGGTAAAACACCTGAAGATGAATCAAAAAGGGGTTTATTTCCttgtaacttttttgaaaatcagcCGGTTCCTGCTGAGGGTGCATTTTGTTATGCTGTGGTGTTTAGTGATTTTAATACATCACCAGatgctatataa